Proteins from a genomic interval of Stenotrophomonas maltophilia:
- a CDS encoding chemotaxis protein CheB, whose translation MSVSEAQAAPAVALLARPGAARERLREALSHADVQLVLEDDPNGLEPQLLQDARPQFVVIALEAAIEDALERLEAVLSAPGLTLVFDEAELAARRDGWEAQRWGRHLAAKLHGHQQVLPPGAEDEPALQLEPGHPAPPPAPREEALLPHLDQALSWADEVPADSLYAPPAHLHEPIALEQALAALQPVVPEPLDAAPMQPVAPPAAAAPPPVSFDHTAWSLVEDVADVSAATGHSAAVEATLPSFDTDHLSLVDLDAAAPAGARAGSLLVLAGIGGPDALRRLLGALPSSLSVPVLVHMRLDGGRYGNLVKQMARVSPLPVQLAEAGQRAVPGEVHVLADDIGVCVTADGLHFLSDAQGISLAALPAEHTALVLLSGADLAHVGPALDLAAAGAWVAGQVGEGCYDPAAATAVVAAGMVAGEPQDLAQAIAARWGEQDDNGDAP comes from the coding sequence GTGTCCGTGAGTGAAGCCCAGGCGGCCCCGGCCGTCGCCCTGCTGGCCCGTCCCGGCGCGGCGCGCGAGCGCCTGCGCGAGGCGTTGTCGCATGCCGATGTGCAGCTGGTGCTGGAAGACGACCCGAACGGCCTGGAACCGCAGCTGCTGCAGGACGCGCGTCCACAGTTCGTGGTGATCGCGCTGGAGGCGGCCATCGAGGATGCTCTGGAGCGGCTTGAAGCGGTGCTGTCCGCACCGGGCCTGACCCTGGTCTTCGACGAGGCCGAACTGGCGGCGCGCCGTGATGGTTGGGAGGCACAGCGCTGGGGCCGCCACCTGGCCGCCAAGCTGCACGGTCACCAGCAGGTGCTGCCGCCGGGTGCGGAAGACGAACCCGCCCTGCAGCTGGAACCGGGTCACCCGGCACCGCCGCCGGCACCACGGGAAGAAGCGCTTCTGCCGCATCTGGACCAGGCATTGAGCTGGGCCGACGAGGTACCGGCGGACAGCCTGTACGCGCCACCGGCGCACCTGCACGAACCGATCGCGCTGGAGCAGGCACTGGCCGCGCTGCAGCCGGTCGTGCCGGAGCCGCTGGATGCAGCGCCGATGCAGCCGGTTGCCCCGCCGGCCGCAGCGGCCCCGCCGCCGGTCTCCTTCGACCACACCGCGTGGTCGCTGGTCGAGGACGTAGCAGACGTATCCGCAGCCACCGGCCACAGCGCCGCGGTGGAAGCAACGCTGCCATCCTTCGATACCGATCACCTCAGCCTGGTGGACCTGGATGCTGCGGCGCCCGCGGGCGCACGTGCCGGTTCGCTGCTGGTGCTGGCCGGCATTGGTGGCCCGGATGCGCTGCGCCGTCTGCTCGGTGCGCTGCCGTCGTCGCTGAGCGTGCCGGTGCTGGTGCACATGCGCCTGGATGGCGGCCGTTATGGCAACCTGGTCAAGCAGATGGCACGCGTGTCGCCGTTGCCGGTGCAGCTGGCCGAAGCCGGCCAGCGGGCCGTCCCCGGTGAAGTACACGTGCTGGCCGATGACATCGGCGTATGCGTGACAGCCGACGGCCTGCATTTCCTCAGCGATGCGCAGGGTATCTCGCTGGCCGCGCTGCCGGCGGAACACACCGCGCTGGTGCTGCTCAGCGGTGCCGACCTGGCCCACGTCGGGCCGGCACTGGACCTTGCTGCGGCGGGTGCCTGGGTGGCCGGCCAGGTCGGGGAAGGCTGCTACGACCCGGCCGCGGCGACCGCCGTGGTGGCTGCCGGCATGGTGGCCGGCGAACCGCAGGACCTGGCGCAGGCCATCGCCGCGCGCTGGGGCGAGCAGGACGACAACGGAGACGCACCATGA
- a CDS encoding 16S rRNA (uracil(1498)-N(3))-methyltransferase — protein sequence MRVTRCPIDLALHSGQTVTLPEETANHLVRVMRLREGDTCVLFNGDGHDYSATLTAAGKREVQVRIDAVQAIDNESPLAITLLQGIARGEKMDLILQKATELGVSAIVPVNAERTEVKLDAARAEKRVAHWNNVVTSACGQSGRARIPQVGSPLSLAQAAATLPADTLRLTLDPLGAHRLSTLDAAPTGGIVIAIGPEGGWSPRDRDQLAAAGFQGLQLGPRILRTETAGLAAIAALQARLGDLG from the coding sequence ATGCGCGTGACCCGCTGCCCCATCGACCTGGCGCTGCACAGCGGCCAGACCGTGACCCTGCCGGAAGAGACGGCCAACCATCTGGTGCGGGTGATGCGCCTGCGCGAGGGTGATACCTGCGTGCTGTTCAACGGCGATGGCCACGACTACAGCGCCACCCTGACCGCGGCCGGCAAGCGCGAGGTGCAGGTGCGCATCGATGCAGTGCAGGCCATCGACAATGAATCACCGTTGGCGATCACCCTGCTGCAAGGCATCGCGCGTGGCGAGAAGATGGACCTGATCCTGCAGAAGGCCACCGAGTTGGGCGTGAGCGCCATCGTTCCGGTGAATGCCGAGCGCACCGAAGTGAAGCTGGATGCCGCGCGCGCGGAGAAGCGCGTAGCGCACTGGAACAACGTGGTGACCTCGGCCTGCGGCCAGTCCGGGCGCGCGCGCATTCCCCAGGTGGGATCGCCGTTGTCACTGGCGCAGGCTGCGGCGACGCTGCCGGCCGATACGCTGCGGCTGACGCTGGACCCCCTGGGCGCCCATCGCCTGTCGACACTGGACGCTGCGCCGACGGGCGGCATCGTGATCGCGATCGGCCCGGAAGGCGGGTGGTCGCCGCGCGACCGCGATCAACTGGCGGCGGCCGGCTTCCAGGGGCTGCAGCTGGGCCCGCGCATCCTGCGCACGGAGACGGCCGGCCTGGCCGCGATCGCGGCATTGCAGGCGCGGCTGGGGGATCTGGGGTAA
- the cysQ gene encoding 3'(2'),5'-bisphosphate nucleotidase CysQ: MIKLTTDLRETAIAIAQEAGQAIMQVYADGFEVQIKDDNSPVTAADLAANLVIEQGLQQLTPDLPILSEESAQVGWEQRRHWGAYWLVDPLDGTREFVKRNGEFSVNIALIYQGAPAFGVVLAPVTGIVWHAMRGELAYRRQGLHDTVLRTRTPATAPLRVAASRSHRSPETEALLARMGRIETIAQGSSLKFCRIAEGGLDVYPRLGPTSEWDTAAGQCVLHAAGGAVLSAATGKPFRYNRRETLLNGDFIALGDTSLPWRDWLSD; this comes from the coding sequence ATGATCAAACTGACCACGGACCTGCGCGAGACCGCCATCGCCATCGCCCAGGAAGCCGGACAGGCCATCATGCAGGTGTATGCCGATGGCTTCGAGGTGCAGATCAAGGATGACAACAGCCCGGTTACCGCCGCCGACCTGGCCGCCAACCTCGTGATCGAGCAGGGCCTGCAGCAGCTGACCCCGGACCTGCCGATCCTGTCGGAGGAATCTGCGCAGGTGGGGTGGGAGCAGCGGCGCCATTGGGGTGCGTACTGGCTGGTCGACCCGCTGGACGGCACCCGCGAGTTCGTCAAGCGCAATGGCGAGTTCAGCGTCAACATCGCCCTGATCTACCAGGGCGCACCGGCGTTCGGCGTGGTGCTGGCGCCGGTCACCGGCATCGTCTGGCACGCCATGCGTGGCGAGCTGGCCTATCGCCGGCAGGGCCTGCACGACACCGTGCTGCGCACCCGCACGCCGGCCACCGCCCCGCTGCGCGTCGCCGCCAGCCGTTCGCACCGCTCGCCGGAAACCGAGGCGCTGCTGGCGCGCATGGGCCGCATCGAGACCATCGCACAGGGCTCGTCGCTGAAATTCTGCCGGATCGCCGAAGGCGGCCTGGATGTCTATCCGCGGCTGGGCCCGACCTCCGAATGGGATACCGCTGCCGGCCAATGCGTGCTGCATGCCGCCGGCGGCGCCGTGCTGTCGGCCGCGACCGGCAAGCCGTTCCGCTACAACCGCCGCGAAACCCTGTTGAACGGCGATTTCATTGCCCTTGGTGATACCAGCCTGCCATGGCGCGACTGGTTGTCCGACTGA
- a CDS encoding DUF962 domain-containing protein produces MSRFASFREFYPFYLSEHRHPVSRRLHFIGSCGVLLLVAAAILRGQAILVLAALFCGYGFAWVGHFFFEKNRPATFQHPLYSFMGDWVMFADILRRRVPW; encoded by the coding sequence ATGTCCCGCTTCGCCAGCTTCCGCGAGTTCTATCCGTTCTACCTCAGCGAGCACCGCCACCCGGTGTCGCGCCGCCTGCACTTCATCGGCAGCTGCGGGGTGCTGCTGCTGGTTGCGGCGGCGATCCTGCGCGGGCAAGCCATCCTCGTGCTGGCCGCCCTGTTCTGCGGTTACGGCTTCGCCTGGGTCGGTCATTTCTTTTTCGAGAAGAACCGTCCGGCGACATTCCAGCATCCGCTGTACTCGTTCATGGGCGACTGGGTGATGTTCGCCGACATCCTGCGCCGGCGCGTGCCCTGGTAG
- the mazG gene encoding nucleoside triphosphate pyrophosphohydrolase — protein MSAHDTRTTGSAATHELERLLAIMARLRDPQGGCPWDLEQNFATIAPYTIEEAYEVADAIDRGDLDDLCDELGDLLLQVVFHARMAEEQGSFAFADVARAISDKMQRRHPHVFAEVSVDDADGVMRNWEAIKRAERAAKGEQDTSALAGISRGLPEWQRAVKLQSRAAKVGFDWPGPLPVLDKAAEELQELREEFERGDIAGNKARLQEELGDLLFVCANLARHADIDLGAALRGANHKFERRFRAMEVQADAQGETLAAMDLDAQEALWQHAKAAEKA, from the coding sequence ATGAGCGCGCACGACACCCGCACCACCGGCAGCGCCGCCACCCATGAGCTGGAGCGCCTGCTGGCCATCATGGCGCGCCTGCGCGACCCGCAGGGCGGCTGCCCGTGGGACCTGGAGCAGAACTTCGCAACCATCGCGCCATACACCATCGAGGAAGCCTACGAGGTGGCCGATGCGATCGACCGTGGCGACCTCGACGACCTGTGCGACGAGCTGGGCGACCTGCTGCTGCAGGTGGTGTTCCATGCGCGCATGGCCGAAGAGCAGGGCAGCTTCGCCTTCGCAGACGTGGCCCGCGCGATCAGCGACAAGATGCAGCGCCGCCACCCGCACGTGTTCGCCGAGGTCAGCGTTGACGATGCCGATGGGGTGATGCGCAACTGGGAGGCGATCAAACGCGCCGAGCGCGCCGCCAAGGGCGAGCAGGACACCTCCGCGCTGGCCGGCATCTCGCGCGGCCTGCCGGAATGGCAGCGGGCAGTGAAGCTGCAGTCGCGCGCGGCCAAGGTCGGCTTCGACTGGCCAGGCCCGCTGCCGGTGCTGGACAAGGCGGCCGAGGAACTGCAGGAACTGCGCGAAGAGTTCGAGCGCGGCGACATCGCCGGCAACAAGGCGCGCCTGCAGGAAGAGCTGGGTGATCTGCTGTTCGTCTGCGCCAATCTCGCCCGTCACGCCGATATCGACCTGGGTGCCGCGCTGCGCGGGGCCAACCACAAGTTCGAACGTCGTTTCCGTGCGATGGAAGTGCAGGCCGACGCGCAGGGTGAAACGCTGGCCGCGATGGACCTGGATGCGCAGGAAGCGCTGTGGCAGCACGCCAAGGCGGCGGAAAAGGCGTGA
- the bioA gene encoding adenosylmethionine--8-amino-7-oxononanoate transaminase: MLADPTPSPLAQHWRQRDLQVLWHPCTQMREHPHTLPLVPIARGEGAWLIDHDGNRYLDAVSSWWTNLFGHAEPRIGGAIAAQAGQLEQVMLAGFGHEPAITLAERLLALAPRQPGREPLAKVFYADNGSAGVEVALKMAFQYFQNRGEPRRTRFIALENGYHGETLGALAMADIPLYRRVYAPLLAEGLFAPSPDAYLAEPGQSAADRARQAADGPATVFDQHPGEICAVILEPRLQCAGGMRMHDPVYLQRVRELCDAHGAFMIADEIATGFGRTGTLFACEQAGVMPDLMCLSKGLTGGFLPLAAVLATQALYDAFLDDSRERAFLHSHSYTGNPLACAAALATLDIFRDDDVIARNRGIASVMGTLAAPFADHPHVADVRQAGMVVAFELSRDGNRRTPFDPALRLGLHAYKAALKRGVVLRPLGDVLYWMPPYCVDDEQLELLAHTTLAAIDEAIACA, from the coding sequence ATGCTAGCAGACCCAACCCCCTCCCCGCTGGCCCAGCACTGGCGGCAACGCGACCTGCAGGTGCTGTGGCACCCGTGCACGCAGATGCGTGAGCACCCGCATACCCTGCCGCTGGTACCGATCGCCCGTGGTGAAGGCGCATGGCTGATCGACCACGACGGCAACCGCTACCTGGACGCCGTCAGCAGCTGGTGGACCAATCTGTTCGGCCATGCCGAGCCGCGCATCGGCGGCGCCATCGCGGCGCAGGCCGGGCAGCTGGAACAGGTGATGCTGGCTGGCTTCGGCCACGAGCCGGCAATCACCCTGGCCGAGCGCCTGCTGGCGCTGGCGCCACGCCAGCCCGGCCGCGAACCGCTGGCCAAGGTGTTCTACGCCGACAACGGCTCGGCCGGCGTGGAAGTCGCGCTGAAGATGGCCTTCCAGTATTTCCAGAACCGCGGCGAGCCACGGCGCACGCGTTTCATCGCGCTGGAGAACGGCTACCACGGCGAGACCCTTGGCGCACTGGCGATGGCGGACATCCCGTTGTACCGCCGCGTCTACGCACCGCTTCTGGCCGAAGGCCTGTTCGCGCCCTCGCCCGATGCCTACCTGGCCGAGCCGGGGCAGAGTGCGGCTGATCGTGCACGCCAGGCCGCCGATGGCCCGGCCACCGTGTTCGACCAGCATCCGGGCGAGATCTGCGCGGTGATCCTGGAGCCACGCCTGCAGTGCGCCGGCGGCATGCGCATGCATGACCCGGTCTACCTGCAGCGTGTGCGCGAACTGTGTGATGCGCACGGCGCATTCATGATTGCCGATGAGATCGCCACCGGCTTCGGCCGCACCGGCACCCTGTTCGCCTGCGAGCAGGCTGGGGTGATGCCGGACCTGATGTGCCTGTCCAAGGGCCTGACCGGTGGCTTCCTGCCACTGGCCGCGGTGCTGGCCACGCAGGCGCTGTACGACGCCTTCCTTGATGACTCGCGCGAGCGCGCCTTCCTGCATTCGCACAGCTACACCGGCAACCCGCTGGCCTGTGCGGCTGCGCTTGCGACGCTGGACATCTTCCGCGACGACGATGTGATCGCCCGCAACCGTGGCATCGCCTCGGTGATGGGCACGCTGGCAGCGCCATTCGCCGATCACCCGCATGTGGCCGATGTGCGTCAGGCCGGCATGGTGGTGGCCTTCGAACTGTCACGCGATGGCAACAGGCGGACCCCGTTCGACCCGGCGCTGCGACTGGGCCTGCATGCCTACAAGGCTGCGCTGAAGCGTGGCGTGGTGCTGCGTCCACTGGGCGACGTGCTGTACTGGATGCCGCCCTACTGCGTGGACGACGAACAACTGGAGCTGCTGGCACATACCACGCTGGCGGCGATTGACGAGGCGATTGCATGCGCGTGA
- a CDS encoding chemotaxis protein CheW — translation MSYASNDEIRGVLIQAGNERVLLPNATVAEMMSRVPVQPVSDAPRWLVGEIGWHGWQVPLVSFARLSGLGEEAVGGHNKVVVLKVLSGNAQRPYYALLTQNFPQLISVPRDGLLADASEETLPQIVHMRVLLGEQSALLPNLDALEAALDSLAA, via the coding sequence ATGAGCTATGCCAGCAATGACGAAATCCGCGGCGTCCTGATCCAGGCTGGCAACGAGCGCGTGCTGCTGCCCAATGCCACCGTGGCCGAAATGATGTCGCGGGTGCCGGTGCAGCCGGTCTCCGATGCACCGCGCTGGCTGGTCGGCGAGATCGGCTGGCACGGCTGGCAGGTGCCGCTGGTGTCGTTCGCGCGGCTTTCCGGGCTGGGCGAGGAAGCGGTGGGCGGCCACAACAAAGTGGTGGTGCTGAAGGTCCTGAGCGGCAACGCACAGCGCCCGTACTACGCGCTGCTTACGCAGAATTTCCCGCAGTTGATCTCGGTGCCGCGCGATGGCCTGCTGGCCGATGCTTCCGAGGAAACCCTGCCGCAGATCGTGCACATGCGCGTGTTGCTGGGTGAGCAGAGCGCATTGCTGCCAAACCTGGACGCGCTGGAAGCCGCACTGGATTCGCTGGCGGCCTGA
- the nudE gene encoding ADP compounds hydrolase NudE, with amino-acid sequence MNDDRAGRRLPIIHRITDEENGPFQRQHLDLEFSNGERRRFERLVSRGHGAVVVVPMLDDETVLLVREYAAGMHRYELGLVKGRIDAGETPEEAADRELKEEAGYGARQVDVLRAMTLAPTYMSHQSWLVVARDLYPEKLAGDEPEELEVVPWKLAELDRLMLREDFSEGRSLAALFIARQWLQGTR; translated from the coding sequence ATGAACGATGACCGTGCCGGCCGTCGCTTGCCGATCATCCATCGGATCACCGATGAGGAGAACGGCCCCTTCCAGCGCCAGCACCTGGACCTGGAGTTTTCCAACGGTGAACGCCGCCGCTTCGAACGCCTGGTCAGCCGTGGCCATGGTGCGGTGGTGGTGGTGCCGATGCTGGACGACGAGACCGTGCTGCTGGTACGTGAATACGCGGCCGGCATGCACCGTTACGAGCTGGGCCTGGTCAAGGGCCGGATCGACGCCGGCGAGACTCCCGAGGAGGCGGCCGACCGCGAGTTGAAGGAAGAGGCCGGCTATGGCGCGCGCCAGGTCGACGTGCTGCGCGCGATGACCCTGGCCCCCACCTACATGAGCCATCAGTCGTGGCTGGTGGTGGCACGCGACCTGTATCCGGAAAAGCTGGCCGGCGACGAGCCGGAAGAACTGGAAGTGGTGCCGTGGAAGCTGGCCGAACTGGACCGGCTGATGCTGCGCGAGGACTTCTCCGAGGGACGCTCGCTGGCGGCGCTGTTCATCGCGCGCCAGTGGCTGCAGGGAACGCGATGA
- a CDS encoding YnfA family protein — protein MKTLGLFLLTALAEIVGCYLPWLWLRKGASIWLLLPAAASLALFAWLLTLHPTASGRVYAAYGGVYIGTALFWLWLVDGIRPSRWDMLGAALCLAGMAVIMFGPRTSSV, from the coding sequence GTGAAGACACTCGGCCTGTTCCTGCTGACCGCGCTGGCCGAGATCGTCGGCTGCTACCTGCCGTGGCTATGGCTGCGCAAGGGCGCCAGCATCTGGTTGCTGCTGCCGGCGGCCGCCAGCCTGGCGCTGTTCGCCTGGCTGCTGACCCTGCACCCGACCGCCAGCGGCCGGGTCTATGCGGCCTACGGTGGCGTCTACATCGGCACCGCGCTGTTCTGGCTGTGGCTGGTCGATGGCATCCGCCCCAGTCGCTGGGACATGCTGGGCGCGGCCCTGTGCCTGGCCGGCATGGCAGTGATCATGTTCGGGCCGCGCACCTCATCAGTGTAG